A stretch of Mucilaginibacter terrae DNA encodes these proteins:
- a CDS encoding polyketide synthase: protein MIKADTVLDILSFQVSTTPGSLALKFGETELSYKQFDECSNQVANALISKGVTPGMLVPVSLHNPADMVIGIWGILKTGAAYVPIDPDFPADRISYMLADTGAGVVLSDSASTIFIKAAQDKVIVTADDNWAAIQDFPAAYPAVKVADDQLAYVIYTSGSTGQPKGVLIEHRSLLNYLTGLTTRLPYHTLTTFALVGTLAADIIITNLFGSFMVGGALHLFNKDNLNDIEYIHRYFNEHSIDCIKITPSHWQSLTFKGKELLPRKLLMFGGEALYTSVIREVMADPARTCMLVNHYGPTETTVGQLLHVVDKNDHYDHIIPLGKPFTGASVYIFDKTGNKVKNGQTGEIYIGGNCVARGYLNRLDLTEQRFIKDSFNTDNNDRFYRTGDLARQLQNGDIEYAGRIDDQVKIRGYRIELGEIESVLQKAPGVKQGVVLAKENSNGDKRLVAYVVSTNGYDKWAIVNFLEQKLPAYMVPQILVSLAELPFLRNGKVDKKALPDPDVSTLLTNAYRAPANHTETLIANIWKDLLAVAKVGTHDNFFELGGNSLLALRFIALLRDKYGLKLPVPKLYQYPRIKDIVAFLEGKAVTIPVRRSVKHADADIAIIGMAGRFPGADDISSFWENLKAGKETTRFFEDHELDATVSASQKNNPAYVKARGVLTNVKGFDAAFFGITPVSAQLMDPQQRIFLEIAWEALENSGYASQQALRVTGVFAGVRSNTYYANNVVSNTELVEKAGTFQVMTLNDKDYVASRTAYALDLKGPAVNVQSACSTSLLAIAQAVQSIRSGQCDMALAGGATINAPVNIGHLYEEGAMLSSDGHCRPFDADATGTVFSDGAGVVVLKNKEQALRDGDTIYAVIKGIGLSNDGGGKGSFTAPSAEGQAAAIAMAIDDAGVSAGDIAYVEAHGTATPLGDPIEISGLKMAFGEHGKKQYCAIGSVKSNFGHLTAASGVAGLIKACLALYHKQIPPTINYFKPNPHLDLEDSPFFINTQTINWPKNAKHIAGVSSFGVGGTNVHVILESGNDALIAETTTSRPVQLLCWSAKSTQSLNAYGDRLASYLKGANDAHLANTAYTLQTTRKNFNNRRFIIVQNANEFVEKQDHSSFSTGLVKDSAGNIVFMFPGQGAQFLNMGKGLYQTEPVFRAAMDECAAILMDILKLDLLDIIYPEVEDEAAEKLLIQTAHSQPALFSIGYALGKLYMSWGIFPAAFIGHSVGEFVSAYFAGVFSLADGLKLVTSRGQIMGSVAPGSMLSVRCSVDEIQPYLSDEIALAAVNSPKLCVIAGEVEAVVKLNNTLTSNGLLTRLLPTSHAFHSHMMDAVVPSFEEVVKTIELSSPLIPVASTVTGEFLTADEAISPNYWASHLRATVQYSKAVQRLLDDEYTLFLELGPGSSSSTLTRQQAAGKVEVIAISTLEKADEEQSCKLAINALGQLWLHGADVDWASFYKNETRLKLTDVPTYAFNKQDYWVEPVRLNTTLTNINTAVQPTYTEKQSNTTPVMRKQELITRLKLTLENASGIEMHAATPEMSFIELGLDSLILTQVAMIIKKEFALPVTFRQLNEELGTLDLLAAYLDAHMPVNAYPQQAAMHNSSSQASAVNALTSNGDALTIISQQLQQLAAQVAQLQGQPYQAATPRHYANNTTVLLPSAQSPTAQPELTAEEAVEIKKPFGAIARIEKRSEALNEDQQQYLADLVKRYNEKTKSSKAYTQQHRARMADPRVVSGFKPATKELVYSVVIKRSKGSRLWDLDGNEYIDALNGFGSSMLGYQPDVVKNALLEQVELGYEIGPQHELAGEVCDLVCEFTGFDRAGLCNTGSEAVVGAMRIARTVTGRSVIVAFAGSYHGINDEVIVRGSKKLKTYPAAPGIMPEAVQNMLILDYGTDEALKIIEERSHEIAAVLVEPVQSRRADFQPVDFLRKLRKLTEDTETILIFDEVISGFRFHPAGVQGMFGIKADIGTYGKVAGGGLSIGIIAGHKRFLDALDGGFWQYGDDSIPEVGVTYFAGTFVRHPLALATTKASLNYMKAMGPQLQENLNANTRYLADSINTICQRLKVPIFIAQFGSLWRIRFLAEYPYQELFFTLMRYKGIHILEGFPCYMTTAHSKADIEKIISCFEESLTELIGYNFIPSYDHPAPDKIKVLNQPPIPGARLGKDKDGNPAWFTIDEANPGKYLMINQSH, encoded by the coding sequence ATGATCAAGGCAGATACGGTACTCGATATTCTTTCATTTCAGGTTAGTACAACACCCGGAAGTTTAGCATTAAAATTTGGTGAAACTGAGCTAAGCTACAAGCAGTTTGATGAATGTTCCAATCAGGTAGCCAACGCATTGATCTCGAAAGGTGTAACGCCGGGGATGCTTGTTCCTGTCTCCTTACATAATCCAGCCGATATGGTTATTGGCATTTGGGGTATCCTCAAAACCGGTGCTGCTTATGTACCTATCGACCCAGATTTCCCGGCCGACCGCATTAGCTATATGCTTGCCGATACAGGTGCAGGTGTTGTTTTATCTGACAGTGCCTCAACAATATTCATTAAAGCTGCTCAAGATAAGGTTATTGTAACTGCTGATGATAATTGGGCTGCGATACAGGATTTTCCTGCTGCTTATCCGGCTGTAAAAGTAGCTGACGACCAGTTAGCCTATGTGATCTACACTTCTGGTTCTACAGGTCAACCTAAAGGGGTGTTAATAGAGCATAGGTCTCTTCTTAATTATCTTACTGGTTTAACTACCCGCCTGCCTTATCATACTTTAACCACGTTTGCGCTGGTAGGTACCCTTGCCGCCGATATAATTATCACCAACCTTTTTGGCTCCTTTATGGTAGGAGGCGCATTGCATCTTTTTAACAAAGATAATCTTAACGATATTGAATACATACACCGGTACTTTAATGAACACAGTATCGATTGTATCAAGATAACGCCCTCACATTGGCAGTCGCTTACCTTTAAAGGGAAAGAATTACTGCCCCGTAAGCTTTTGATGTTTGGCGGCGAAGCCTTGTATACATCGGTGATCAGGGAGGTAATGGCTGATCCAGCACGGACCTGTATGCTGGTTAATCATTATGGACCTACCGAAACCACGGTGGGTCAGTTGTTGCACGTGGTGGACAAAAATGATCATTACGATCATATCATCCCTTTGGGTAAGCCATTTACCGGTGCCAGTGTTTACATATTTGATAAAACAGGAAATAAAGTTAAAAACGGACAAACCGGCGAGATATACATTGGCGGCAACTGCGTGGCTCGCGGGTATTTAAACCGGCTCGACTTAACCGAACAACGGTTTATAAAAGATAGCTTTAATACCGATAACAACGATCGCTTTTACCGCACCGGTGACCTGGCGCGCCAATTACAAAACGGCGATATTGAATATGCAGGCCGCATAGACGACCAGGTTAAAATAAGGGGTTACCGTATTGAATTAGGTGAGATAGAAAGTGTATTGCAAAAAGCACCCGGCGTTAAACAAGGTGTGGTACTTGCAAAAGAGAACAGCAACGGCGATAAGCGGTTGGTAGCTTATGTGGTTAGTACAAATGGATATGATAAGTGGGCCATCGTCAACTTTTTAGAACAGAAATTACCCGCCTACATGGTGCCCCAAATACTGGTGTCACTTGCCGAATTGCCTTTTTTGCGTAATGGCAAGGTAGATAAAAAAGCATTGCCTGATCCCGATGTATCAACACTACTTACCAATGCTTACCGGGCACCTGCAAATCATACAGAGACACTGATCGCTAACATCTGGAAAGATCTGTTGGCGGTAGCAAAGGTAGGCACCCATGATAACTTTTTTGAGTTGGGTGGCAATTCGTTGTTAGCGCTAAGATTCATTGCGTTATTAAGAGATAAGTATGGGTTGAAATTACCTGTGCCCAAGCTTTATCAATACCCACGTATAAAAGATATAGTAGCTTTTTTAGAAGGCAAGGCAGTTACAATACCCGTAAGGAGAAGTGTAAAACACGCTGATGCCGACATAGCCATCATTGGAATGGCTGGGCGGTTCCCGGGTGCCGATGATATAAGCAGTTTTTGGGAGAATTTAAAGGCGGGTAAAGAAACTACGCGCTTCTTTGAAGACCACGAATTAGATGCCACGGTATCAGCGTCGCAAAAAAACAACCCGGCTTATGTAAAGGCACGAGGTGTGCTTACTAATGTAAAAGGTTTTGATGCTGCGTTCTTTGGCATTACCCCCGTTTCGGCCCAATTGATGGACCCGCAGCAGCGTATATTTTTAGAAATCGCATGGGAGGCATTAGAAAATTCGGGATATGCATCGCAACAAGCACTACGGGTGACTGGGGTATTTGCCGGGGTGCGCTCTAATACTTATTACGCTAACAATGTTGTAAGTAATACTGAATTGGTAGAAAAGGCAGGCACTTTCCAGGTAATGACCTTGAACGATAAAGACTATGTAGCATCGCGCACCGCTTATGCACTCGATTTAAAAGGTCCGGCGGTAAATGTACAATCGGCTTGTTCAACTTCATTACTGGCCATAGCGCAAGCCGTGCAAAGCATTCGTAGCGGACAATGCGATATGGCTTTGGCTGGCGGGGCAACGATTAACGCCCCGGTAAACATTGGTCATTTATACGAAGAAGGCGCCATGCTGAGCAGTGATGGGCATTGCCGGCCCTTTGATGCCGATGCCACCGGTACCGTATTTAGTGATGGGGCAGGTGTAGTAGTATTAAAAAATAAAGAACAAGCGTTAAGGGATGGAGATACGATTTATGCCGTTATTAAAGGCATTGGCTTGAGTAACGATGGCGGCGGAAAGGGAAGCTTTACCGCACCAAGTGCCGAAGGCCAGGCGGCAGCTATTGCCATGGCCATAGACGATGCAGGGGTTAGTGCGGGTGATATAGCTTATGTTGAAGCGCACGGCACTGCTACACCCTTAGGAGACCCCATCGAAATTTCAGGGCTCAAAATGGCTTTCGGTGAGCACGGAAAAAAACAGTATTGCGCTATTGGTTCAGTAAAAAGCAATTTCGGCCATTTGACTGCCGCATCGGGCGTGGCCGGTTTAATAAAGGCCTGTTTAGCACTTTATCACAAGCAAATACCGCCAACTATTAACTATTTTAAACCCAACCCGCATCTTGATCTTGAAGACAGTCCGTTCTTTATAAATACCCAAACAATCAATTGGCCCAAAAACGCTAAGCACATTGCCGGTGTAAGTTCTTTTGGCGTTGGCGGCACCAATGTGCATGTGATATTAGAGAGCGGCAATGATGCACTTATAGCAGAAACCACGACATCCCGACCGGTGCAGCTCCTGTGCTGGAGTGCCAAGTCAACGCAAAGTTTGAATGCTTACGGTGACAGGTTAGCAAGCTATTTAAAAGGTGCTAATGATGCACACCTGGCCAATACAGCATATACGCTGCAAACTACACGAAAGAACTTCAACAACCGTCGCTTTATAATTGTACAGAATGCGAATGAATTTGTAGAAAAGCAAGATCATAGTTCGTTTAGCACCGGGTTAGTAAAAGATAGTGCCGGCAACATCGTGTTTATGTTCCCGGGGCAGGGAGCGCAGTTTTTAAATATGGGTAAAGGCTTGTACCAAACCGAACCCGTATTTAGAGCGGCAATGGATGAATGTGCTGCCATATTGATGGACATATTGAAATTAGATCTGCTGGATATTATTTATCCGGAAGTTGAAGATGAAGCCGCTGAAAAACTGTTAATCCAAACGGCACATAGTCAGCCTGCTTTATTTTCCATAGGCTATGCGCTTGGCAAATTATACATGAGCTGGGGAATATTCCCGGCGGCTTTTATAGGCCATAGTGTGGGCGAATTTGTATCAGCCTATTTTGCCGGAGTATTCAGTTTGGCCGATGGCCTGAAACTGGTAACCAGCCGCGGACAAATAATGGGCTCCGTAGCGCCAGGCAGTATGCTATCGGTTCGCTGCAGCGTTGATGAAATACAGCCGTACTTGTCAGATGAAATTGCTTTGGCGGCAGTAAACAGTCCTAAACTATGTGTTATTGCCGGTGAGGTTGAAGCTGTGGTTAAACTAAATAACACGCTCACATCTAACGGCCTGCTTACCCGCCTGTTGCCAACAAGCCACGCTTTCCACTCACATATGATGGATGCCGTTGTACCATCTTTTGAAGAGGTGGTAAAAACAATTGAGCTTAGTTCACCACTCATACCAGTAGCCTCTACCGTTACCGGTGAATTTCTTACAGCCGATGAGGCAATATCACCAAACTATTGGGCTTCACACCTGCGCGCAACCGTACAGTATAGCAAAGCGGTGCAGCGCTTATTGGATGATGAGTATACGTTATTCCTCGAACTCGGACCAGGCAGTTCATCCTCAACGCTAACACGTCAGCAAGCAGCAGGAAAGGTGGAGGTAATCGCCATTTCAACACTCGAAAAAGCAGATGAAGAGCAATCGTGCAAGTTGGCCATAAATGCCTTGGGGCAACTTTGGTTACATGGTGCAGATGTTGATTGGGCTTCTTTTTACAAGAACGAAACCCGCCTGAAGCTAACCGATGTGCCTACTTACGCTTTTAATAAACAAGATTATTGGGTAGAACCGGTGAGGTTGAATACAACTTTGACGAATATTAACACAGCAGTACAACCCACTTATACAGAAAAACAAAGCAATACTACGCCGGTAATGAGAAAGCAGGAACTGATAACACGGCTTAAACTAACATTGGAGAATGCATCGGGCATTGAGATGCATGCCGCCACGCCAGAAATGAGCTTTATTGAACTGGGACTGGATTCGCTTATTCTCACCCAAGTGGCGATGATTATCAAAAAAGAGTTTGCGTTGCCGGTTACCTTCAGGCAGTTGAATGAAGAGTTGGGTACCTTGGATTTGCTTGCAGCTTATTTGGATGCTCATATGCCGGTAAATGCCTATCCACAACAGGCAGCTATGCATAATAGTTCATCGCAGGCTTCGGCAGTAAATGCGCTAACCAGTAATGGAGATGCCCTTACCATCATCAGCCAGCAGTTACAGCAATTGGCTGCGCAGGTAGCACAGTTACAGGGGCAACCATATCAGGCTGCTACGCCCAGGCATTATGCAAATAATACTACTGTATTGTTGCCATCGGCGCAGTCACCAACTGCACAGCCCGAACTCACCGCAGAAGAAGCAGTTGAGATCAAAAAGCCATTTGGTGCCATAGCCCGCATCGAAAAACGGTCCGAAGCTTTAAATGAAGATCAACAGCAATACCTGGCTGATCTGGTCAAACGCTATAACGAAAAAACCAAGTCGAGCAAAGCCTATACCCAGCAGCACCGCGCCCGCATGGCCGATCCGCGGGTGGTATCGGGCTTTAAGCCGGCCACTAAAGAGTTGGTTTACTCCGTGGTCATTAAAAGATCGAAAGGCAGCCGCTTATGGGATTTGGACGGCAACGAATACATAGATGCCCTGAACGGTTTTGGTTCGAGTATGTTGGGCTACCAGCCCGATGTGGTCAAGAATGCATTACTCGAGCAAGTTGAACTTGGTTATGAGATAGGTCCGCAGCATGAATTGGCAGGCGAGGTATGTGACTTGGTTTGCGAATTTACAGGCTTTGACCGCGCCGGGTTGTGCAACACCGGGTCAGAAGCCGTGGTTGGCGCTATGCGCATAGCGCGTACGGTAACGGGCAGGTCTGTTATTGTAGCCTTTGCTGGCTCATATCACGGTATTAATGATGAAGTTATTGTGCGGGGCAGCAAAAAGCTAAAAACTTATCCCGCAGCGCCGGGTATTATGCCCGAGGCCGTGCAAAATATGCTTATTCTGGATTATGGTACCGATGAGGCATTAAAAATAATTGAAGAACGTTCGCATGAAATTGCCGCAGTGTTGGTAGAGCCTGTGCAAAGCAGGCGTGCCGATTTTCAGCCTGTCGATTTCCTGAGAAAGCTCCGCAAGCTTACAGAAGATACCGAAACCATCCTGATATTTGATGAGGTTATCTCAGGTTTCAGGTTTCATCCGGCAGGAGTGCAGGGTATGTTCGGTATTAAAGCCGATATAGGCACATATGGCAAGGTAGCAGGTGGCGGCCTTTCTATAGGCATAATTGCTGGTCATAAACGATTTTTGGATGCGCTGGACGGCGGTTTTTGGCAATACGGCGATGACTCTATACCCGAAGTGGGCGTTACCTATTTTGCCGGTACGTTTGTAAGACATCCGCTGGCCTTGGCCACTACCAAGGCATCGCTCAATTATATGAAAGCAATGGGGCCGCAGCTACAAGAAAACCTCAATGCCAATACACGCTACCTGGCCGACAGCATAAACACCATTTGCCAAAGGTTAAAGGTGCCTATATTCATCGCTCAATTTGGCTCGCTTTGGCGCATCCGTTTCCTGGCCGAATACCCATACCAGGAATTGTTTTTTACCCTAATGCGCTACAAAGGTATTCACATACTCGAGGGCTTTCCTTGTTATATGACCACCGCCCACAGCAAAGCCGATATAGAGAAGATCATCAGCTGTTTTGAAGAAAGCCTTACAGAATTGATCGGCTATAATTTTATTCCTTCATACGATCATCCGGCACCTGATAAAATTAAAGTATTGAACCAGCCACCTATACCCGGTGCAAGGCTTGGTAAAGACAAAGATGGAAACCCGGCCTGGTTCACCATCGATGAAGCAAACCCCGGTAAATACTTAATGATAAATCAATCTCACTAA
- a CDS encoding condensation domain-containing protein produces the protein MHTFTPVDFDPFADEQEIEKIIYTNEPQKEMWLSCMIGGQEANLSYNESVSLELKGNLNFNAFEQAVQSLVQRHEALRSTVSPNGETLIIYKNFPLNLLLTDISNISEIEQNIEIESFLRREIGIPLDLHKGAAFSCICS, from the coding sequence ATGCACACTTTTACGCCTGTTGATTTCGATCCTTTTGCTGATGAACAAGAGATAGAGAAAATTATTTATACCAATGAGCCGCAAAAAGAAATGTGGCTTTCCTGTATGATCGGTGGCCAGGAGGCTAATTTATCCTATAACGAATCGGTCTCTTTAGAATTGAAGGGTAATCTTAATTTTAATGCGTTTGAGCAAGCAGTACAAAGCTTGGTTCAGCGGCATGAGGCTTTGCGATCTACCGTTAGTCCTAATGGCGAAACACTTATCATATACAAAAACTTCCCGCTAAATCTATTACTGACAGATATTTCCAACATTTCCGAGATTGAGCAAAATATCGAAATAGAATCGTTTTTACGCCGCGAGATCGGCATACCGCTCGACTTGCATAAAGGGGCCGCTTTTTCGTGCATTTGTTCATGA
- a CDS encoding amino acid adenylation domain-containing protein — protein sequence MLFTIIKHHIIGDGWSTGVMLEDLAKFYNAYNQNHSAYLATPTQLSDYASWQAAFKQSAVYHETVAFWLNEYKNGAPVLNLPTDRPRQPTRTYKGHRIDVPLSPNLASKVKAMGAKAGASLVTTLLTAFEILLYQKTQQTDVVVGLPAAGQAASGLTGVVGHCVNLLPLLSHIAPASSFIDYLKKRKKEVLDAYDHQNITFGELIRKLYIPRDASRIPLVPVIFNIDMGMDNAVAFDGLELKLISNPRSYENFELYLNVTRSKEDIVLEWSYNTDIFDAQTIEGYNSSYVDILQAMADTPDANIAQIAGVQQEPVNLSVISGDKAHIEANTNLITLFGATAKQYAHKIAVTFNQTTLTYAQLGQKVNQLSAFLVQKGVSKGDIVALLLSRSAQMVVSMLAVLKAGAAYLPLDPNYPEERIAFMLEDSLAKLLLVSQPYKGIYGNVVNEIIVEDAWTQLDNYDTNDTAAKLIGDDLAYIIYTSGSTGKPKGVKITHGNLINFLLSMQKVPGVNSTDRLLAITTISFDIAGLELYVPLISGAELIVADAETARDGRLLVNRITESNITVLQATPSTWQMLIDSGMQRRENLKALSGGEPLSKELANQLLTLTASLWNMYGPTETTVWSTLKQVIKGEKLITVGKPISNTQVYIMNEAGNPLPAGTSGEICIGGYGVAKGYLNRAQLTAEKFVTDTIFQTHPAKLYRTGDLGKLLDNGEIQCLGRIDDQVKIRGHRIELGEIENSISLLDGVKQCVVMAYDDALLNKYLVAFVITDNAHAGLVTSNITNQWREKLAAYLPEYMLPEDFIHVAAFPKTPNGKTDRKALPKPERTQQYESKSEALPVTDEEKLIATIFAEILGLTNVCVTDDFFALGGHSLLAIKVMVAIEKLTGDRLPLAAFFNNSTVEKLAALLAGHKTVESWETVVPIKKDGIKPPLFLVHGSGLNLLLFKSIGDHFDEDHPLYGIQAIGLASPAALPETVEAIAAYHVSEILKARPEGPYAIAGYSYGGFIAYEIVKKLINSGKKVSFFGIIDTDAWAAMPPKTTAGRIIKKVIRQFHKIPFFINSFIKYPGEALAYQQLVFKRKFAQKDLSRSASSVQQYTAYEQQLRKSYNNVVKAYRITPFDIEVSLFKVEKRIYFVDNPKFMGWNRIALKGVKVYTVPGDHNTFRLPPNDKIFAAVIQKAMDVSVKN from the coding sequence TTGCTTTTTACCATCATTAAACATCATATCATTGGTGATGGCTGGTCTACCGGGGTAATGCTCGAAGACCTGGCGAAATTTTACAATGCTTATAACCAAAACCACAGTGCTTATTTAGCTACACCCACTCAACTCAGTGATTATGCCTCATGGCAAGCAGCTTTTAAACAAAGTGCAGTGTACCATGAAACAGTAGCTTTTTGGCTTAACGAGTACAAAAATGGCGCACCGGTACTTAATCTACCTACTGATAGGCCCCGCCAACCAACAAGGACTTATAAAGGGCACCGCATCGACGTGCCATTATCGCCTAATTTAGCCTCGAAAGTTAAAGCTATGGGAGCTAAGGCCGGTGCGAGTTTGGTGACCACCTTGCTTACGGCATTCGAGATACTGTTATACCAAAAAACGCAGCAAACTGATGTTGTAGTAGGGCTTCCCGCTGCTGGGCAGGCAGCATCAGGTCTTACGGGCGTAGTGGGACATTGTGTAAACCTGTTACCGCTGCTAAGTCATATAGCACCCGCTTCATCGTTTATCGACTATTTAAAGAAGCGTAAAAAAGAGGTATTAGACGCCTATGATCATCAAAACATCACCTTTGGCGAACTGATTCGTAAACTTTACATCCCCCGCGATGCCTCGCGTATACCGTTGGTGCCGGTTATTTTTAATATTGATATGGGTATGGATAACGCAGTAGCGTTTGATGGGCTTGAGCTTAAGTTGATCAGTAACCCGCGATCATACGAGAATTTTGAACTGTACCTGAACGTAACCCGTTCTAAAGAGGACATAGTTTTGGAGTGGTCCTACAATACCGATATTTTTGATGCCCAAACCATTGAAGGCTATAATAGTAGTTATGTTGATATACTACAGGCAATGGCAGATACTCCGGATGCAAATATTGCACAAATTGCCGGAGTACAGCAAGAACCGGTTAACTTAAGTGTCATTTCTGGCGATAAAGCTCATATTGAGGCAAATACCAATCTGATAACCTTGTTTGGGGCTACTGCAAAGCAGTATGCACACAAGATCGCAGTAACTTTTAATCAAACTACGCTTACATACGCACAACTTGGCCAAAAAGTAAACCAGTTATCTGCATTTTTGGTGCAGAAGGGGGTAAGCAAAGGCGACATCGTAGCCCTGTTACTCAGTCGGTCGGCACAAATGGTGGTCTCAATGCTGGCTGTTTTAAAAGCAGGAGCGGCGTATTTGCCCTTAGATCCCAATTATCCGGAAGAGCGGATAGCCTTTATGCTCGAAGACTCGTTGGCTAAATTACTGCTGGTATCTCAGCCCTATAAAGGCATTTATGGTAATGTTGTTAATGAGATTATTGTAGAAGATGCCTGGACGCAGTTAGATAACTATGATACTAACGACACAGCCGCTAAATTAATTGGCGATGACCTTGCTTATATAATCTATACCTCGGGCTCTACCGGCAAGCCTAAGGGGGTGAAGATAACACATGGCAACCTGATCAACTTTTTGCTCAGCATGCAAAAAGTGCCCGGCGTTAATAGTACCGACCGCTTGCTGGCTATTACCACAATATCATTCGATATTGCCGGTCTCGAGCTGTACGTTCCGCTTATATCAGGAGCCGAACTGATAGTGGCTGATGCCGAAACGGCAAGAGATGGTCGTTTGCTGGTTAACAGGATCACTGAGAGCAACATTACCGTATTGCAGGCAACGCCATCTACCTGGCAAATGCTTATCGATTCGGGTATGCAAAGGCGGGAAAATTTAAAGGCACTATCAGGCGGCGAACCGCTGTCAAAAGAATTAGCCAATCAATTGCTTACGCTTACCGCGAGTTTATGGAATATGTATGGCCCTACCGAAACCACCGTATGGTCTACCCTCAAACAGGTAATAAAAGGCGAAAAGCTGATCACCGTTGGTAAGCCGATTAGTAACACCCAGGTTTATATCATGAATGAGGCAGGTAACCCACTTCCTGCTGGCACTTCCGGTGAGATCTGCATAGGCGGATATGGTGTAGCAAAAGGGTACCTAAACAGGGCTCAACTTACTGCCGAAAAATTTGTGACCGATACCATATTTCAAACACATCCCGCTAAATTATACCGCACGGGCGACTTGGGTAAGCTGTTGGATAATGGCGAGATCCAATGCTTGGGAAGAATTGACGATCAGGTAAAAATAAGAGGACACCGCATAGAACTTGGCGAGATAGAGAATTCGATATCCTTATTAGATGGCGTAAAGCAGTGTGTTGTTATGGCTTATGATGATGCTTTGCTTAATAAATACCTGGTGGCCTTTGTTATAACCGACAATGCACATGCAGGGCTGGTAACAAGCAATATAACCAACCAATGGCGGGAAAAGCTGGCAGCGTATCTTCCTGAATATATGTTGCCCGAAGATTTTATACACGTCGCCGCTTTTCCAAAAACGCCCAATGGTAAAACAGACCGTAAAGCCCTTCCTAAGCCCGAGCGTACACAACAGTATGAAAGCAAAAGTGAAGCACTACCAGTAACAGATGAGGAAAAACTGATAGCCACTATATTTGCAGAGATACTTGGCCTTACTAACGTGTGTGTTACCGATGATTTTTTTGCATTGGGTGGGCATTCTTTGTTAGCTATTAAAGTAATGGTAGCTATTGAAAAGCTTACCGGCGACCGACTTCCACTGGCTGCTTTTTTTAATAATTCTACCGTAGAAAAATTAGCAGCCCTATTGGCAGGCCATAAAACTGTTGAAAGTTGGGAAACCGTTGTACCCATTAAAAAAGACGGTATAAAGCCACCGCTGTTTTTGGTACATGGCAGCGGGTTGAATTTGCTGTTGTTCAAATCTATAGGTGATCATTTTGATGAAGACCACCCTCTGTACGGTATCCAAGCCATTGGTCTTGCCTCGCCGGCAGCACTTCCGGAGACTGTGGAAGCTATAGCTGCGTATCATGTAAGCGAGATACTCAAGGCGCGGCCCGAAGGCCCTTATGCCATTGCTGGTTACTCGTATGGCGGCTTTATAGCCTATGAAATTGTGAAAAAGCTTATAAATAGCGGTAAAAAAGTGAGTTTTTTTGGCATTATTGATACAGATGCATGGGCAGCTATGCCGCCCAAAACCACTGCAGGGCGCATCATCAAAAAGGTGATCAGACAATTTCATAAGATCCCTTTCTTTATTAACTCCTTCATTAAATATCCGGGCGAAGCATTAGCCTATCAGCAACTGGTATTTAAAAGGAAATTTGCTCAGAAAGACTTATCCAGATCTGCATCTTCAGTTCAGCAATATACAGCCTATGAGCAACAGCTACGCAAAAGCTATAATAATGTAGTTAAAGCTTATCGCATAACGCCTTTTGATATTGAGGTGTCGCTTTTTAAGGTTGAGAAGAGAATTTATTTTGTAGATAATCCCAAATTCATGGGCTGGAATAGGATCGCACTAAAAGGTGTTAAAGTATATACCGTTCCGGGCGATCATAACACGTTCCGTTTACCGCCAAATGATAAAATTTTTGCCGCAGTAATTCAAAAAGCTATGGATGTAAGCGTGAAAAATTGA